The Paenibacillus sp. RUD330 genome has a segment encoding these proteins:
- a CDS encoding helix-turn-helix transcriptional regulator: MSKPDHPVSAPEPAIGGRLRELRLVREWTQQQLADMLGIAKSTVSQYENNVNEPDLRMLARLCRLFGVPSDDLLGLQAAAGSFSAGFRGLTADEGAFLQASLEAYRMALKMKDGKPQRRPST; encoded by the coding sequence ATGTCCAAGCCTGACCACCCCGTCTCCGCTCCGGAGCCGGCTATCGGAGGCCGCCTCCGGGAGCTGCGGCTTGTTCGCGAATGGACGCAGCAGCAGCTGGCCGATATGCTCGGAATCGCCAAATCGACCGTTTCCCAATACGAGAACAACGTGAACGAACCGGATCTGCGTATGCTTGCCCGTCTCTGCAGGCTGTTCGGGGTCCCGTCGGACGACCTGCTCGGACTGCAGGCGGCAGCCGGCTCCTTCTCCGCCGGGTTCCGGGGGCTGACTGCCGATGAAGGAGCCTTCCTGCAAGCAAGCCTGGAGGCTTACCGCATGGCCTTGAAAATGAAAGACGGCAAGCCGCAACGCAGGCCATCGACGTAA
- a CDS encoding bifunctional ADP-dependent NAD(P)H-hydrate dehydratase/NAD(P)H-hydrate epimerase, which translates to MNLATAQQMRRLEEKAMEGGHLTAAALMENAGRALAEAVCRFVLGHDLEGPYARLLPGSPDIGGGSSRRPGDHTMSRRLSGEAQPWAVLTGKGRNGGDGLAAARHLALLGLPVRIVYSAPPEQLDEEAVRQRRLLHKLPAALQPDERVYEPGAIEWNGFGGIVDALLGTGTVSGPLREPVASLIREANGSGLPIVSADLPSGVEPDTGAVSDPCIQASATVAFGLAKIGLAQYPGAGMAGSVLVAPIGAALDPAALDLPSVHMLSEPVLRNVLGEEPDDRREGDSNKGTYGHVLTAAGSRLMSGAGLLCAAAALRAGAGLVTWALPDRMAEAVIGLRPELMLASLEDGGSGGWQDVDPDALASAAAEMDSLVIGPGLGKLPSGWLRRLWQALPESLPIVLDADALNHLAAEKDFASWPRRQGGAVLTPHPGEMARLTGWSTQEVQRSRIEAAGRYAFEHGVTLVLKGVRTVIAAPDGTCFVNPTGNAGMATGGTGDVLAGIIGSLLAQGKSPAAAAALGVWRHGAAGDRAAAARRSPASLIAGDLIEHL; encoded by the coding sequence GTGAATCTCGCAACCGCGCAGCAAATGCGGCGCCTGGAAGAAAAAGCGATGGAGGGAGGCCACCTGACGGCGGCGGCACTGATGGAGAACGCCGGGCGCGCATTGGCCGAGGCGGTATGCCGATTCGTTCTCGGGCATGACCTTGAAGGGCCGTATGCGCGGCTCTTGCCGGGAAGCCCGGACATAGGCGGCGGCTCCAGCCGCCGGCCGGGGGACCATACGATGAGCCGGCGCCTCAGCGGAGAGGCGCAGCCATGGGCCGTCCTGACGGGCAAGGGCCGCAACGGCGGCGACGGCTTGGCGGCAGCCAGGCATCTGGCGCTTCTCGGCTTGCCGGTGCGCATCGTCTACTCTGCTCCTCCCGAGCAGCTGGACGAGGAAGCCGTCCGCCAGCGCCGGCTGCTGCACAAGCTTCCGGCTGCCCTGCAGCCGGACGAACGGGTGTACGAGCCGGGCGCCATCGAATGGAACGGGTTCGGAGGCATCGTGGATGCCCTGCTCGGTACCGGTACGGTCTCCGGCCCGCTCCGCGAGCCCGTCGCCTCGCTGATCCGCGAAGCGAACGGCAGCGGCTTGCCGATCGTCTCAGCCGATCTGCCGAGCGGCGTCGAGCCGGATACAGGCGCCGTGTCGGATCCATGCATCCAGGCTTCGGCTACCGTCGCCTTCGGCCTCGCCAAGATCGGCCTTGCTCAATATCCAGGCGCCGGAATGGCCGGCTCCGTCCTCGTCGCTCCGATCGGCGCCGCTCTCGATCCTGCGGCCTTGGACTTGCCGTCCGTCCATATGCTGTCGGAGCCTGTGCTGCGCAATGTGCTGGGGGAGGAGCCCGATGACCGGCGCGAGGGCGACAGCAACAAAGGGACGTACGGCCATGTGCTGACCGCGGCCGGAAGCAGGCTCATGAGCGGGGCCGGCTTGCTCTGCGCCGCCGCAGCCCTGCGTGCGGGAGCCGGACTCGTCACATGGGCGCTGCCGGACCGCATGGCGGAAGCCGTCATCGGCCTTCGGCCGGAGCTGATGCTGGCGTCACTGGAGGATGGCGGCAGCGGCGGCTGGCAGGATGTCGATCCCGATGCGCTCGCTTCCGCAGCGGCGGAGATGGACTCGCTCGTCATCGGCCCCGGCCTCGGCAAGCTTCCTTCCGGCTGGCTGCGCCGGCTGTGGCAAGCTCTGCCGGAATCGCTGCCGATCGTGCTGGATGCCGATGCGCTGAACCATCTCGCCGCAGAAAAGGACTTCGCTTCCTGGCCCCGCCGCCAGGGCGGCGCCGTCCTCACCCCGCATCCCGGCGAGATGGCCCGGCTGACCGGATGGTCTACGCAAGAAGTGCAGCGAAGCCGCATCGAAGCAGCCGGGCGATATGCGTTCGAGCACGGAGTCACGCTTGTGCTGAAGGGAGTCCGCACCGTCATCGCGGCTCCGGACGGCACTTGCTTCGTGAATCCGACCGGCAATGCCGGCATGGCGACCGGCGGCACCGGCGACGTGCTCGCAGGCATCATCGGCAGTCTTCTCGCCCAAGGGAAGAGCCCGGCAGCCGCGGCCGCTCTAGGGGTCTGGCGCCATGGTGCGGCGGGAGACCGCGCCGCAGCCGCGCGCCGATCCCCGGCATCCCTGATCGCCGGAGATCTGATCGAGCATCTGTAG
- a CDS encoding lipase family protein: protein MSREVKLSSASPEMDPRTALFLAAMCGQTYMQLQGMGTIRLPEEYELVGTFQAGGLNGYSQPFGFVAKSARASILAFRGTSSTLEWVTDFMADQVDFDLIPEGGATHRGFTELYRSARPQVMELLRQVPAGNPLFVTGHSLGGALATLAAVDLAENGDFSAPVVYTFAAPRVGNPVFVAAYNKAVPQSFRIANKEDIVVHLPPLVYQDPRTKTIYYYSHVRHPSELDFKGGGISGNHVLSSYFRALAVEEPEFVDAMCMDPIGWCPSPSLPGEGGK, encoded by the coding sequence GTGAGCAGAGAGGTCAAACTGAGCAGCGCCTCCCCGGAGATGGATCCACGCACCGCCCTGTTCCTCGCGGCGATGTGCGGGCAGACTTATATGCAGCTCCAAGGCATGGGAACGATCCGGCTCCCGGAGGAATACGAGCTAGTCGGCACGTTTCAGGCCGGAGGCTTGAACGGGTATTCCCAGCCGTTCGGATTCGTCGCAAAGTCTGCCCGCGCTTCCATTCTCGCTTTCCGCGGCACCAGTTCCACCTTGGAATGGGTCACCGATTTCATGGCCGATCAAGTGGACTTCGATCTCATCCCGGAGGGCGGGGCTACTCATCGCGGATTCACGGAGCTGTACCGCAGCGCCAGGCCGCAAGTCATGGAGCTGCTGCGGCAAGTTCCGGCCGGCAATCCGCTGTTCGTGACCGGACACAGCCTCGGCGGCGCGCTGGCCACCCTGGCAGCGGTCGATCTCGCGGAGAACGGCGATTTCTCCGCTCCCGTCGTGTATACGTTCGCGGCGCCCAGAGTCGGCAATCCGGTATTCGTCGCCGCTTACAACAAGGCGGTTCCGCAAAGCTTCCGCATCGCCAACAAGGAGGATATCGTCGTCCATCTGCCTCCGCTCGTCTATCAGGATCCGCGGACCAAGACGATCTATTACTACTCGCATGTCCGCCATCCCAGCGAGCTTGATTTCAAGGGCGGCGGCATATCGGGGAACCATGTGCTGAGCAGCTACTTCCGCGCGCTCGCGGTGGAGGAGCCCGAATTCGTCGACGCCATGTGCATGGATCCGATCGGCTGGTGTCCTTCTCCGAGCCTGCCGGGCGAAGGCGGGAAATAG
- a CDS encoding DUF1328 domain-containing protein: MLRWAVIFLIIAIVAAIFGFGGIVGAAAGIAKVLFFIFLILFVISLITGRRTTP; the protein is encoded by the coding sequence ATGTTAAGATGGGCAGTTATTTTCCTTATCATCGCCATCGTGGCGGCAATCTTCGGTTTCGGCGGCATCGTCGGCGCAGCGGCAGGCATCGCCAAGGTCCTCTTCTTCATCTTCCTGATCCTGTTTGTCATCTCGCTCATTACGGGCCGGAGAACAACCCCTTAA